In the genome of Elephas maximus indicus isolate mEleMax1 chromosome 6, mEleMax1 primary haplotype, whole genome shotgun sequence, one region contains:
- the LOC126078286 gene encoding uncharacterized protein LOC126078286 isoform X43 yields the protein MAVLGFIRSPREGHLGCSQFIHSPREGHLGCSQFIRSPGEGHLGCFQFIRSPGEGHLGCSSLSVHHVKDTWVVASLSVHPVKDTWFVSSLSVHHVKDTWVVASLSVHPVKDTWVVSSLCVHHMKDTWVVPSLSIHHVKDTWVVPSLSIHHVKDTWVVPSLSIHHVKDTWVVPSLSIHHVKDTWVVPSLSIHHVKDTWVVPSLSIHHVKDTWVVPSLSVRPVQDTWVVPSLSVHPVKDTWVVSSLCVHHMKDTWVVPSLSIHHVKDTWVVPSLSVHPVKDTWVVPSLSIHHVKDTWVVPSFGQL from the exons ATGGCTGTACTGGGGTTTATCCGTTCACCCCGTGAAGGACACCTGGGTTGTTcccagtttatccattcaccacgTGAAGGACACCTGGGTTGTTCCCAGTTTATCCGTTCAC CCGGTGAaggacacctgggttgtttccaatttatCCGTTCACCTGGTGAAGGACACCTGGGTTGTTCCAGTTTATCCGTTCACCACGTGAAGGACACCTGGGTTGTTGCCAGTTTATCCGTTCACCCGGTGAAGGACACCTGGTTTGTTTCCAGTTTATCTGTTCACCACGTGAAGGACACCTGGGTTGTTGCCAGTTTATCCGTTCACCCGGTGAaggacacctgggttgtttccagtttatgCGTCCACCACATGAAAGACACCTGGGTTGTTcccagtttatccattcaccacgtgaaggacacctgggttgttcccagtttatccattcaccacgTGAAGGACAC CTGGGTTGTTcccagtttatccattcaccacgtgaaggacacctgggttgttcccagtttatccattcaccacgtgaaggacacctgggttgttcccagtttatccattcaccacgTGAAGGACAC CTGGGTTGTTcccagtttatccattcaccacgTGAAGGACACCTGGGTTGTTCCCAGTTTATCCGTTCGCCCAGTGCAGGACACCTGGGTTGTTCCCAGTTTATCCGTTCACCCGGTGAaggacacctgggttgtttccagtttatgCGTCCACCACATGAAAGACACCTGGGTTGTTcccagtttatccattcaccacgTGAAGGACACCTGGGTTGTTCCCAGTTTATCCGTTCACCCGGTGAAGGACACCTGGGTTGTTcccagtttatccattcaccacgTGAAGGACACCTGGGTTGTTCCCAGTTTTGGGCAGTTATGA
- the LOC126078286 gene encoding uncharacterized protein LOC126078286 isoform X25: MAVLGFIRSPREGHLGCSQFIHSPREGHLGCSQFIRSPGEGHLGCFQFIRSPGEGHLGCSSLSVHHVKDTWVVASLSVHPVKDTWFVSSLSVHHVKDTWVVASLSVHPVKDTWVVSSLCVHHMKDTWVVPSLSIHHVKDTWVVPSLSIHHVKDTWVVPSLSIHHVKDTWVVPSLSIHHVKDTWVVPSLSIHHVKDTWVVPSLSVHPVKDTWVVPSLSIHHVKDTWVVPSLSVHPVKDTWVVPSLSIHHVKDTWVVPSLSIHHVKDTWVVPSLSIHHVKDTWVVPSLSIHHVKDTWVVPSLSVRPVQDTWVVPSLSIHHVKDTWVVPSFGQL; encoded by the exons ATGGCTGTACTGGGGTTTATCCGTTCACCCCGTGAAGGACACCTGGGTTGTTcccagtttatccattcaccacgTGAAGGACACCTGGGTTGTTCCCAGTTTATCCGTTCAC CCGGTGAaggacacctgggttgtttccaatttatCCGTTCACCTGGTGAAGGACACCTGGGTTGTTCCAGTTTATCCGTTCACCACGTGAAGGACACCTGGGTTGTTGCCAGTTTATCCGTTCACCCGGTGAAGGACACCTGGTTTGTTTCCAGTTTATCTGTTCACCACGTGAAGGACACCTGGGTTGTTGCCAGTTTATCCGTTCACCCGGTGAaggacacctgggttgtttccagtttatgCGTCCACCACATGAAAGACACCTGGGTTGTTcccagtttatccattcaccacgtgaaggacacctgggttgttcccagtttatccattcaccacgTGAAGGACAC CTGGGTTGTTcccagtttatccattcaccacgtgaaggacacctgggttgttcccagtttatccattcaccacgTGAAGGACAC CTGGGTTGTTcccagtttatccattcaccacgTGAAGGACACCTGGGTTGTTCCCAGTTTATCCGTTCACCCGGTGAAGGACACCTGGGTTGTTcccagtttatccattcaccacgTGAAGGACACCTGGGTTGTTCCCAGTTTATCCGTTCACCCGGTGAAGGACACCTGGGTTGTTcccagtttatccattcaccacgtgaaggacacctgggttgttcccagtttatccattcaccacgtgaaggacacctgggttgttcccagtttatccattcaccacgTGAAGGACAC CTGGGTTGTTcccagtttatccattcaccacgTGAAGGACACCTGGGTTGTTCCCAGTTTATCCGTTCGCCCAGTGCAGGACAC CTGGGTTGTTcccagtttatccattcaccacgTGAAGGACACCTGGGTTGTTCCCAGTTTTGGGCAGTTATGA
- the LOC126078286 gene encoding putative proline-rich protein 21 isoform X1, whose product MAVLGFIRSPREGHLGCSQFIHSPREGHLGCSQFIRSPGEGHLGCFQFIRSPGEGHLGCSSLSVHHVKDTWVVASLSVHPVKDTWFVSSLSVHHVKDTWVVASLSVHPVKDTWVVSSLCVHHMKDTWVVPSLSIHHVKDTWVVPSLSIHHVKDTWVVPSLSIHHVKDTWVVPSLSIHHVKDTWVVPSLSIHHVKDTWVVPSLSVHPVKDTWVVPSLSIHHVKDTWVVPSLSVHPVKDTWVVPSLSIHHVKDTWVVPSLSIHHVKDTWVVPSLSIHHVKDTWVVPSLSIHHVKDTWVVPSLSVRPVQDTWVVPSLSVHPVKDTWVVSSLCVHHMKDTWVVPSLSIHHVKDTWVVPSLSVHPVKDTWVVPSLSIHHVKDTWVVPSFGQL is encoded by the exons ATGGCTGTACTGGGGTTTATCCGTTCACCCCGTGAAGGACACCTGGGTTGTTcccagtttatccattcaccacgTGAAGGACACCTGGGTTGTTCCCAGTTTATCCGTTCAC CCGGTGAaggacacctgggttgtttccaatttatCCGTTCACCTGGTGAAGGACACCTGGGTTGTTCCAGTTTATCCGTTCACCACGTGAAGGACACCTGGGTTGTTGCCAGTTTATCCGTTCACCCGGTGAAGGACACCTGGTTTGTTTCCAGTTTATCTGTTCACCACGTGAAGGACACCTGGGTTGTTGCCAGTTTATCCGTTCACCCGGTGAaggacacctgggttgtttccagtttatgCGTCCACCACATGAAAGACACCTGGGTTGTTcccagtttatccattcaccacgtgaaggacacctgggttgttcccagtttatccattcaccacgTGAAGGACAC CTGGGTTGTTcccagtttatccattcaccacgtgaaggacacctgggttgttcccagtttatccattcaccacgTGAAGGACAC CTGGGTTGTTcccagtttatccattcaccacgTGAAGGACACCTGGGTTGTTCCCAGTTTATCCGTTCACCCGGTGAAGGACACCTGGGTTGTTcccagtttatccattcaccacgTGAAGGACACCTGGGTTGTTCCCAGTTTATCCGTTCACCCGGTGAAGGACACCTGGGTTGTTcccagtttatccattcaccacgtgaaggacacctgggttgttcccagtttatccattcaccacgtgaaggacacctgggttgttcccagtttatccattcaccacgTGAAGGACAC CTGGGTTGTTcccagtttatccattcaccacgTGAAGGACACCTGGGTTGTTCCCAGTTTATCCGTTCGCCCAGTGCAGGACACCTGGGTTGTTCCCAGTTTATCCGTTCACCCGGTGAaggacacctgggttgtttccagtttatgCGTCCACCACATGAAAGACACCTGGGTTGTTcccagtttatccattcaccacgTGAAGGACACCTGGGTTGTTCCCAGTTTATCCGTTCACCCGGTGAAGGACACCTGGGTTGTTcccagtttatccattcaccacgTGAAGGACACCTGGGTTGTTCCCAGTTTTGGGCAGTTATGA
- the LOC126078286 gene encoding putative proline-rich protein 21 isoform X9, which yields MAVLGFIRSPREGHLGCSQFIHSPREGHLGCSQFIRSPGEGHLGCFQFIRSPGEGHLGCSSLSVHHVKDTWVVASLSVHPVKDTWFVSSLSVHHVKDTWVVASLSVHPVKDTWVVSSLCVHHMKDTWVVPSLSIHHVKDTWVVPSLSIHHVKDTWVVPSLSIHHVKDTWVVPSLSIHHVKDTWVVPSLSIHHVKDTWVVPSLSVHPVKDTWVVPSLSIHHVKDTWVVPSLSVHPVKDTWVVPSLSIHHVKDTWVVPSLSIHHVKDTWVVPSLSIHHVKDTWVVPSLSIHHVKDTWVVPSLSVRPVQDTWVVPSLSVHPVKDTWVVSSLCVHHMKDTWVVPSLSIHHVKDTWVVPSFGQL from the exons ATGGCTGTACTGGGGTTTATCCGTTCACCCCGTGAAGGACACCTGGGTTGTTcccagtttatccattcaccacgTGAAGGACACCTGGGTTGTTCCCAGTTTATCCGTTCAC CCGGTGAaggacacctgggttgtttccaatttatCCGTTCACCTGGTGAAGGACACCTGGGTTGTTCCAGTTTATCCGTTCACCACGTGAAGGACACCTGGGTTGTTGCCAGTTTATCCGTTCACCCGGTGAAGGACACCTGGTTTGTTTCCAGTTTATCTGTTCACCACGTGAAGGACACCTGGGTTGTTGCCAGTTTATCCGTTCACCCGGTGAaggacacctgggttgtttccagtttatgCGTCCACCACATGAAAGACACCTGGGTTGTTcccagtttatccattcaccacgtgaaggacacctgggttgttcccagtttatccattcaccacgTGAAGGACAC CTGGGTTGTTcccagtttatccattcaccacgtgaaggacacctgggttgttcccagtttatccattcaccacgTGAAGGACAC CTGGGTTGTTcccagtttatccattcaccacgTGAAGGACACCTGGGTTGTTCCCAGTTTATCCGTTCACCCGGTGAAGGACACCTGGGTTGTTcccagtttatccattcaccacgTGAAGGACACCTGGGTTGTTCCCAGTTTATCCGTTCACCCGGTGAAGGACACCTGGGTTGTTcccagtttatccattcaccacgtgaaggacacctgggttgttcccagtttatccattcaccacgtgaaggacacctgggttgttcccagtttatccattcaccacgTGAAGGACAC CTGGGTTGTTcccagtttatccattcaccacgTGAAGGACACCTGGGTTGTTCCCAGTTTATCCGTTCGCCCAGTGCAGGACACCTGGGTTGTTCCCAGTTTATCCGTTCACCCGGTGAaggacacctgggttgtttccagtttatgCGTCCACCACATGAAAGACACCTGGGTTGTTcccagtttatccattcaccacgTGAAGGACAC CTGGGTTGTTCCCAGTTTTGGGCAGTTATGA
- the LOC126078286 gene encoding putative proline-rich protein 21 isoform X11 encodes MAVLGFIRSPREGHLGCSQFIHSPREGHLGCSQFIRSPGEGHLGCFQFIRSPGEGHLGCSSLSVHHVKDTWVVASLSVHPVKDTWFVSSLSVHHVKDTWVVASLSVHPVKDTWVVSSLCVHHMKDTWVVPSLSIHHVKDTWVVPSLSIHHVKDTWVVPSLSIHHVKDTWVVPSLSIHHVKDTWVVPSLSIHHVKDTWVVPSLSVHPVKDTWVVPSLSIHHVKDTWVVPSLSIHHVKDTWVVPSLSIHHVKDTWVVPSLSIHHVKDTWVVPSLSVRPVQDTWVVPSLSVHPVKDTWVVSSLCVHHMKDTWVVPSLSIHHVKDTWVVPSLSVHPVKDTWVVPSLSIHHVKDTWVVPSFGQL; translated from the exons ATGGCTGTACTGGGGTTTATCCGTTCACCCCGTGAAGGACACCTGGGTTGTTcccagtttatccattcaccacgTGAAGGACACCTGGGTTGTTCCCAGTTTATCCGTTCAC CCGGTGAaggacacctgggttgtttccaatttatCCGTTCACCTGGTGAAGGACACCTGGGTTGTTCCAGTTTATCCGTTCACCACGTGAAGGACACCTGGGTTGTTGCCAGTTTATCCGTTCACCCGGTGAAGGACACCTGGTTTGTTTCCAGTTTATCTGTTCACCACGTGAAGGACACCTGGGTTGTTGCCAGTTTATCCGTTCACCCGGTGAaggacacctgggttgtttccagtttatgCGTCCACCACATGAAAGACACCTGGGTTGTTcccagtttatccattcaccacgtgaaggacacctgggttgttcccagtttatccattcaccacgTGAAGGACAC CTGGGTTGTTcccagtttatccattcaccacgtgaaggacacctgggttgttcccagtttatccattcaccacgTGAAGGACAC CTGGGTTGTTcccagtttatccattcaccacgTGAAGGACACCTGGGTTGTTCCCAGTTTATCCGTTCACCCGGTGAAGGACACCTGGGTTGTTcccagtttatccattcaccacgtgaaggacacctgggttgttcccagtttatccattcaccacgtgaaggacacctgggttgttcccagtttatccattcaccacgTGAAGGACAC CTGGGTTGTTcccagtttatccattcaccacgTGAAGGACACCTGGGTTGTTCCCAGTTTATCCGTTCGCCCAGTGCAGGACACCTGGGTTGTTCCCAGTTTATCCGTTCACCCGGTGAaggacacctgggttgtttccagtttatgCGTCCACCACATGAAAGACACCTGGGTTGTTcccagtttatccattcaccacgTGAAGGACACCTGGGTTGTTCCCAGTTTATCCGTTCACCCGGTGAAGGACACCTGGGTTGTTcccagtttatccattcaccacgTGAAGGACACCTGGGTTGTTCCCAGTTTTGGGCAGTTATGA
- the LOC126078286 gene encoding putative proline-rich protein 21 isoform X7, giving the protein MAVLGFIRSPREGHLGCSQFIHSPREGHLGCSQFIRSPGEGHLGCFQFIRSPGEGHLGCSSLSVHHVKDTWVVASLSVHPVKDTWFVSSLSVHHVKDTWVVASLSVHPVKDTWVVSSLCVHHMKDTWVVPSLSIHHVKDTWVVPSLSIHHVKDTWVVPSLSIHHVKDTWVVPSLSVHPVKDTWVVPSLSIHHVKDTWVVPSLSVHPVKDTWVVPSLSIHHVKDTWVVPSLSIHHVKDTWVVPSLSIHHVKDTWVVPSLSIHHVKDTWVVPSLSVRPVQDTWVVPSLSVHPVKDTWVVSSLCVHHMKDTWVVPSLSIHHVKDTWVVPSLSVHPVKDTWVVPSLSIHHVKDTWVVPSFGQL; this is encoded by the exons ATGGCTGTACTGGGGTTTATCCGTTCACCCCGTGAAGGACACCTGGGTTGTTcccagtttatccattcaccacgTGAAGGACACCTGGGTTGTTCCCAGTTTATCCGTTCAC CCGGTGAaggacacctgggttgtttccaatttatCCGTTCACCTGGTGAAGGACACCTGGGTTGTTCCAGTTTATCCGTTCACCACGTGAAGGACACCTGGGTTGTTGCCAGTTTATCCGTTCACCCGGTGAAGGACACCTGGTTTGTTTCCAGTTTATCTGTTCACCACGTGAAGGACACCTGGGTTGTTGCCAGTTTATCCGTTCACCCGGTGAaggacacctgggttgtttccagtttatgCGTCCACCACATGAAAGACACCTGGGTTGTTcccagtttatccattcaccacgtgaaggacacctgggttgttcccagtttatccattcaccacgTGAAGGACAC CTGGGTTGTTcccagtttatccattcaccacgTGAAGGACACCTGGGTTGTTCCCAGTTTATCCGTTCACCCGGTGAAGGACACCTGGGTTGTTcccagtttatccattcaccacgTGAAGGACACCTGGGTTGTTCCCAGTTTATCCGTTCACCCGGTGAAGGACACCTGGGTTGTTcccagtttatccattcaccacgtgaaggacacctgggttgttcccagtttatccattcaccacgtgaaggacacctgggttgttcccagtttatccattcaccacgTGAAGGACAC CTGGGTTGTTcccagtttatccattcaccacgTGAAGGACACCTGGGTTGTTCCCAGTTTATCCGTTCGCCCAGTGCAGGACACCTGGGTTGTTCCCAGTTTATCCGTTCACCCGGTGAaggacacctgggttgtttccagtttatgCGTCCACCACATGAAAGACACCTGGGTTGTTcccagtttatccattcaccacgTGAAGGACACCTGGGTTGTTCCCAGTTTATCCGTTCACCCGGTGAAGGACACCTGGGTTGTTcccagtttatccattcaccacgTGAAGGACACCTGGGTTGTTCCCAGTTTTGGGCAGTTATGA
- the LOC126078286 gene encoding uncharacterized protein LOC126078286 isoform X42, whose protein sequence is MAVLGFIRSPREGHLGCSQFIHSPREGHLGCSQFIRSPGEGHLGCFQFIRSPGEGHLGCSSLSVHHVKDTWVVASLSVHPVKDTWFVSSLSVHHVKDTWVVASLSVHPVKDTWVVSSLCVHHMKDTWVVPSLSIHHVKDTWVVPSLSIHHVKDTWVVPSLSIHHVKDTWVVPSLSIHHVKDTWVVPSLSIHHVKDTWVVPSLSVHPVKDTWVVPSLSIHHVKDTWVVPSLSVHPVKDTWVVPSLSIHHVKDTWVVPSLSIHHVKDTWVVPSLSIHHVKDTWVVPSLSIHHVKDTWVVPSFGQL, encoded by the exons ATGGCTGTACTGGGGTTTATCCGTTCACCCCGTGAAGGACACCTGGGTTGTTcccagtttatccattcaccacgTGAAGGACACCTGGGTTGTTCCCAGTTTATCCGTTCAC CCGGTGAaggacacctgggttgtttccaatttatCCGTTCACCTGGTGAAGGACACCTGGGTTGTTCCAGTTTATCCGTTCACCACGTGAAGGACACCTGGGTTGTTGCCAGTTTATCCGTTCACCCGGTGAAGGACACCTGGTTTGTTTCCAGTTTATCTGTTCACCACGTGAAGGACACCTGGGTTGTTGCCAGTTTATCCGTTCACCCGGTGAaggacacctgggttgtttccagtttatgCGTCCACCACATGAAAGACACCTGGGTTGTTcccagtttatccattcaccacgtgaaggacacctgggttgttcccagtttatccattcaccacgTGAAGGACAC CTGGGTTGTTcccagtttatccattcaccacgtgaaggacacctgggttgttcccagtttatccattcaccacgTGAAGGACAC CTGGGTTGTTcccagtttatccattcaccacgTGAAGGACACCTGGGTTGTTCCCAGTTTATCCGTTCACCCGGTGAAGGACACCTGGGTTGTTcccagtttatccattcaccacgTGAAGGACACCTGGGTTGTTCCCAGTTTATCCGTTCACCCGGTGAAGGACACCTGGGTTGTTcccagtttatccattcaccacgtgaaggacacctgggttgttcccagtttatccattcaccacgtgaaggacacctgggttgttcccagtttatccattcaccacgTGAAGGACAC CTGGGTTGTTcccagtttatccattcaccacgTGAAGGACACCTGGGTTGTTCCCAGTTTTGGGCAGTTATGA
- the LOC126078286 gene encoding putative proline-rich protein 21 isoform X5, producing MAVLGFIRSPREGHLGCSQFIHSPREGHLGCSQFIRSPGEGHLGCFQFIRSPGEGHLGCSSLSVHHVKDTWVVASLSVHPVKDTWFVSSLSVHHVKDTWVVASLSVHPVKDTWVVSSLCVHHMKDTWVVPSLSIHHVKDTWVVPSLSIHHVKDTWVVPSLSIHHVKDTWVVPSLSIHHVKDTWVVPSLSIHHVKDTWVVPSLSVHPVKDTWVVPSLSVHPVKDTWVVPSLSIHHVKDTWVVPSLSIHHVKDTWVVPSLSIHHVKDTWVVPSLSIHHVKDTWVVPSLSVRPVQDTWVVPSLSVHPVKDTWVVSSLCVHHMKDTWVVPSLSIHHVKDTWVVPSLSVHPVKDTWVVPSLSIHHVKDTWVVPSFGQL from the exons ATGGCTGTACTGGGGTTTATCCGTTCACCCCGTGAAGGACACCTGGGTTGTTcccagtttatccattcaccacgTGAAGGACACCTGGGTTGTTCCCAGTTTATCCGTTCAC CCGGTGAaggacacctgggttgtttccaatttatCCGTTCACCTGGTGAAGGACACCTGGGTTGTTCCAGTTTATCCGTTCACCACGTGAAGGACACCTGGGTTGTTGCCAGTTTATCCGTTCACCCGGTGAAGGACACCTGGTTTGTTTCCAGTTTATCTGTTCACCACGTGAAGGACACCTGGGTTGTTGCCAGTTTATCCGTTCACCCGGTGAaggacacctgggttgtttccagtttatgCGTCCACCACATGAAAGACACCTGGGTTGTTcccagtttatccattcaccacgtgaaggacacctgggttgttcccagtttatccattcaccacgTGAAGGACAC CTGGGTTGTTcccagtttatccattcaccacgtgaaggacacctgggttgttcccagtttatccattcaccacgTGAAGGACAC CTGGGTTGTTcccagtttatccattcaccacgTGAAGGACACCTGGGTTGTTCCCAGTTTATCCGTTCACCCGGTGAAGGACAC CTGGGTTGTTCCCAGTTTATCCGTTCACCCGGTGAAGGACACCTGGGTTGTTcccagtttatccattcaccacgtgaaggacacctgggttgttcccagtttatccattcaccacgtgaaggacacctgggttgttcccagtttatccattcaccacgTGAAGGACAC CTGGGTTGTTcccagtttatccattcaccacgTGAAGGACACCTGGGTTGTTCCCAGTTTATCCGTTCGCCCAGTGCAGGACACCTGGGTTGTTCCCAGTTTATCCGTTCACCCGGTGAaggacacctgggttgtttccagtttatgCGTCCACCACATGAAAGACACCTGGGTTGTTcccagtttatccattcaccacgTGAAGGACACCTGGGTTGTTCCCAGTTTATCCGTTCACCCGGTGAAGGACACCTGGGTTGTTcccagtttatccattcaccacgTGAAGGACACCTGGGTTGTTCCCAGTTTTGGGCAGTTATGA
- the LOC126078286 gene encoding uncharacterized protein LOC126078286 isoform X46 has protein sequence MAVLGFIRSPREGHLGCSQFIHSPREGHLGCSQFIRSPGEGHLGCFQFIRSPGEGHLGCSSLSVHHVKDTWVVASLSVHPVKDTWFVSSLSVHHVKDTWVVASLSVHPVKDTWVVSSLCVHHMKDTWVVPSLSIHHVKDTWVVPSLSIHHVKDTWVVPSLSIHHVKDTWVVPSLSIHHVKDTWVVPSLSIHHVKDTWVVPSLSVHPVKDTWVVPSLSIHHVKDTWVVPSLSIHHVKDTWVVSSLCVHHMKDTWVVPSLSIHHVKDTWVVPSLSVHPVKDTWVVPSLSIHHVKDTWVVPSFGQL, from the exons ATGGCTGTACTGGGGTTTATCCGTTCACCCCGTGAAGGACACCTGGGTTGTTcccagtttatccattcaccacgTGAAGGACACCTGGGTTGTTCCCAGTTTATCCGTTCAC CCGGTGAaggacacctgggttgtttccaatttatCCGTTCACCTGGTGAAGGACACCTGGGTTGTTCCAGTTTATCCGTTCACCACGTGAAGGACACCTGGGTTGTTGCCAGTTTATCCGTTCACCCGGTGAAGGACACCTGGTTTGTTTCCAGTTTATCTGTTCACCACGTGAAGGACACCTGGGTTGTTGCCAGTTTATCCGTTCACCCGGTGAaggacacctgggttgtttccagtttatgCGTCCACCACATGAAAGACACCTGGGTTGTTcccagtttatccattcaccacgtgaaggacacctgggttgttcccagtttatccattcaccacgTGAAGGACAC CTGGGTTGTTcccagtttatccattcaccacgtgaaggacacctgggttgttcccagtttatccattcaccacgTGAAGGACAC CTGGGTTGTTcccagtttatccattcaccacgTGAAGGACACCTGGGTTGTTCCCAGTTTATCCGTTCACCCGGTGAAGGACACCTGGGTTGTTcccagtttatccattcaccacgTGAAGGACAC CTGGGTTGTTcccagtttatccattcaccacgTGAAGGACAC ctgggttgtttccagtttatgCGTCCACCACATGAAAGACACCTGGGTTGTTcccagtttatccattcaccacgTGAAGGACACCTGGGTTGTTCCCAGTTTATCCGTTCACCCGGTGAAGGACACCTGGGTTGTTcccagtttatccattcaccacgTGAAGGACACCTGGGTTGTTCCCAGTTTTGGGCAGTTATGA
- the LOC126078286 gene encoding uncharacterized protein LOC126078286 isoform X24: protein MAVLGFIRSPREGHLGCSQFIHSPREGHLGCSQFIRSPGEGHLGCFQFIRSPGEGHLGCSSLSVHHVKDTWVVASLSVHPVKDTWFVSSLSVHHVKDTWVVASLSVHPVKDTWVVSSLCVHHMKDTWVVPSLSIHHVKDTWVVPSLSIHHVKDTWVVPSLSIHHVKDTWVVPSLSIHHVKDTWVVPSLSIHHVKDTWVVPSLSVHPVKDTWVVPSLSIHHVKDTWVVPSLSIHHVKDTWVVPSLSVRPVQDTWVVPSLSVHPVKDTWVVSSLCVHHMKDTWVVPSLSIHHVKDTWVVPSLSVHPVKDTWVVPSLSIHHVKDTWVVPSFGQL from the exons ATGGCTGTACTGGGGTTTATCCGTTCACCCCGTGAAGGACACCTGGGTTGTTcccagtttatccattcaccacgTGAAGGACACCTGGGTTGTTCCCAGTTTATCCGTTCAC CCGGTGAaggacacctgggttgtttccaatttatCCGTTCACCTGGTGAAGGACACCTGGGTTGTTCCAGTTTATCCGTTCACCACGTGAAGGACACCTGGGTTGTTGCCAGTTTATCCGTTCACCCGGTGAAGGACACCTGGTTTGTTTCCAGTTTATCTGTTCACCACGTGAAGGACACCTGGGTTGTTGCCAGTTTATCCGTTCACCCGGTGAaggacacctgggttgtttccagtttatgCGTCCACCACATGAAAGACACCTGGGTTGTTcccagtttatccattcaccacgtgaaggacacctgggttgttcccagtttatccattcaccacgTGAAGGACAC CTGGGTTGTTcccagtttatccattcaccacgtgaaggacacctgggttgttcccagtttatccattcaccacgTGAAGGACAC CTGGGTTGTTcccagtttatccattcaccacgTGAAGGACACCTGGGTTGTTCCCAGTTTATCCGTTCACCCGGTGAAGGACACCTGGGTTGTTcccagtttatccattcaccacgTGAAGGACAC CTGGGTTGTTcccagtttatccattcaccacgTGAAGGACACCTGGGTTGTTCCCAGTTTATCCGTTCGCCCAGTGCAGGACACCTGGGTTGTTCCCAGTTTATCCGTTCACCCGGTGAaggacacctgggttgtttccagtttatgCGTCCACCACATGAAAGACACCTGGGTTGTTcccagtttatccattcaccacgTGAAGGACACCTGGGTTGTTCCCAGTTTATCCGTTCACCCGGTGAAGGACACCTGGGTTGTTcccagtttatccattcaccacgTGAAGGACACCTGGGTTGTTCCCAGTTTTGGGCAGTTATGA